From one Henriciella marina DSM 19595 genomic stretch:
- a CDS encoding MarR family winged helix-turn-helix transcriptional regulator — MSDTPPDNLSALPDEAVFFRLFNEIGIIQQLSTSAFEKILPHGLTQAQFSILNHCVRLGDDKTPAQLAEAFQVTRGTMTSTLARLEQKGFIRVEPSKTDGRSKRVFLTDSGRTAREEGLQKAAPLLKRTGEALGRREAENLIGPLSELRAWMDNDRNEEG; from the coding sequence TTGTCTGATACCCCACCTGACAACCTCTCTGCCCTGCCCGATGAGGCCGTCTTCTTTCGATTGTTCAATGAAATCGGCATTATCCAGCAGCTGTCGACGAGTGCCTTTGAGAAGATACTCCCGCATGGGCTGACGCAGGCGCAGTTCAGCATCCTCAATCATTGCGTCAGGCTGGGCGATGACAAGACCCCGGCCCAGCTCGCTGAAGCTTTCCAGGTCACACGCGGAACGATGACCTCGACACTGGCGCGCCTTGAGCAGAAGGGATTCATCCGCGTGGAGCCTAGCAAGACAGACGGCCGCTCCAAGCGCGTTTTTCTAACAGATAGCGGCAGGACGGCGCGCGAAGAGGGGCTTCAGAAAGCTGCACCACTTCTAAAGCGAACAGGCGAAGCGCTGGGCCGCAGAGAGGCAGAAAATCTGATCGGCCCCCTGTCCGAACTGCGCGCCTGGATGGACAATGATCGAAATGAGGAAGGCTAG